The following are encoded in a window of Arthrobacter sp. OAP107 genomic DNA:
- a CDS encoding PIG-L deacetylase family protein produces MTQNAAPAQSPFNPEQHRIERVLCFSAHPDDIDFGAAGTIAAWTSAGVEVSYCIMTDGDAGGFDPAHRAEIIALRAAEQERAAALVGVTDIHYLHQRDGYLEPNHEVMRGVVKLIREVRPDVVLSMHPERNWKRIQKSHPDHLAVGEAVTRAVYPAVENPFAYPDLAEAGLEAFKLPWLWLYAGPEERENHFVDVTDHVESKLEAIHVHVSQHPDAEAMEATVRSGMRANAQRAGLPDGRSVEAFHVVMVNGPGTIAGF; encoded by the coding sequence TTGACCCAAAACGCTGCACCAGCGCAGAGCCCGTTCAATCCGGAACAGCACCGGATTGAGCGGGTGCTCTGTTTCTCAGCCCATCCGGACGACATCGATTTCGGCGCCGCCGGCACCATCGCCGCGTGGACGTCGGCCGGCGTCGAGGTCAGCTACTGCATCATGACCGACGGCGACGCCGGCGGCTTCGACCCTGCGCACCGCGCAGAAATCATCGCCCTCAGGGCGGCCGAGCAGGAACGTGCCGCGGCCCTCGTCGGCGTGACGGACATCCATTACCTGCACCAGCGCGACGGGTACCTTGAGCCGAACCACGAGGTGATGCGCGGGGTGGTGAAACTGATCCGCGAAGTCCGGCCCGACGTCGTGCTTTCCATGCACCCGGAGCGCAACTGGAAGCGAATCCAGAAGAGCCATCCGGACCACCTGGCGGTGGGGGAGGCGGTGACCCGTGCCGTCTACCCGGCCGTGGAGAACCCCTTCGCATACCCGGACCTCGCCGAGGCCGGCCTGGAGGCCTTCAAGCTTCCGTGGCTGTGGCTCTACGCGGGTCCGGAGGAGCGGGAAAACCACTTTGTGGACGTCACGGACCATGTGGAGAGCAAGCTCGAGGCGATCCACGTTCACGTCAGCCAGCATCCCGACGCCGAGGCCATGGAGGCCACCGTCCGGAGCGGCATGCGGGCAAATGCCCAACGTGCCGGCCTCCCCGACGGACGGAGCGTCGAGGCATTCCACGTTGTCATGGTCAATGGGCCCGGCACGATCGCCGGCTTCTAG
- a CDS encoding helix-turn-helix domain-containing protein has product MSRKPEDREPRTALSWTGRLAALASLGDASRRRLFEYVTGQPSAVGRDDAAAALDMPRSTASFHLDKLVRDGLLAVEFRKLGGKAGPGSGRPAKLYRPALDEVGVSVPERSYDLAGELMATAIESSIADGGGVREALTDASYSRGHALGGGGVSLEEVLGTIGYMPEQDGEGGTILMNCPFHRLADGHTDVVCAMNGALLSGAAAACGIPEDKVVEDRTVGRCCARIRP; this is encoded by the coding sequence ATGAGCCGCAAACCTGAAGACCGCGAACCAAGGACCGCCCTCTCGTGGACCGGCCGTTTGGCCGCCCTGGCCTCGCTGGGTGATGCGAGCAGGCGGCGCCTTTTTGAGTACGTCACCGGGCAACCGTCGGCTGTGGGGAGGGACGATGCGGCGGCTGCGCTGGACATGCCCCGGTCCACGGCGTCGTTCCACCTGGACAAGCTGGTCCGGGACGGGCTGCTGGCCGTAGAGTTCCGCAAACTCGGCGGAAAGGCCGGACCGGGGTCGGGCCGCCCGGCGAAGCTCTACCGCCCGGCGCTGGACGAGGTCGGCGTATCAGTACCGGAACGGAGCTACGACCTGGCCGGTGAGCTGATGGCTACCGCGATTGAATCCTCCATAGCCGACGGGGGAGGGGTCCGCGAGGCGTTGACCGATGCCTCTTACTCGCGCGGCCATGCCCTGGGCGGCGGCGGGGTATCGCTGGAGGAAGTGCTCGGCACTATCGGCTACATGCCGGAACAGGACGGCGAGGGCGGAACAATCCTCATGAACTGTCCGTTCCACCGGCTCGCCGACGGGCACACAGACGTGGTGTGTGCCATGAACGGCGCCTTGTTGAGTGGCGCCGCAGCAGCCTGCGGGATCCCGGAGGACAAGGTGGTGGAGGACCGGACGGTCGGGCGCTGCTGCGCCAGGATCAGGCCGTGA
- a CDS encoding sigma-70 family RNA polymerase sigma factor yields the protein METPNAPNFDATAPPGTAVDLSQQLAQLLERIAQGDQASFAEFYRLTSRRVFGMARRVLIDPELSEDTVQEVFLQVWQNAAKFDPASGSPLAWLMTISHRRAVDRVRSSQSASEREARYGANSQDIDHDSVSDEVDSRLEAEAVVRCLGTLTETQQESVRLAYYGGLTYREVAEKLNAAIPTIKSRIRDGLIRLKTCLGVS from the coding sequence ATGGAAACTCCCAACGCGCCGAACTTTGACGCCACCGCGCCGCCCGGCACCGCCGTCGACCTTAGTCAGCAGCTGGCACAGCTGCTGGAGCGTATTGCCCAGGGCGACCAGGCGTCTTTCGCCGAGTTCTACCGGCTCACCTCGCGGCGGGTGTTCGGCATGGCGCGCCGTGTGCTGATCGACCCGGAGCTCAGCGAGGACACCGTCCAGGAGGTCTTCCTGCAGGTCTGGCAAAACGCCGCGAAGTTCGATCCGGCCAGCGGAAGCCCCCTGGCCTGGCTCATGACCATCTCGCACCGCCGGGCAGTTGACCGGGTCCGGTCATCGCAGTCCGCGAGCGAGCGTGAGGCCAGGTACGGGGCCAACAGCCAGGACATAGACCATGACTCCGTGTCGGACGAGGTGGACAGCCGGCTCGAGGCGGAAGCAGTGGTGCGCTGCCTGGGGACGCTGACCGAAACGCAGCAGGAATCCGTGCGGCTCGCCTATTACGGCGGCCTCACCTACCGCGAAGTGGCCGAGAAGCTGAACGCGGCCATTCCAACCATCAAGTCCCGCATCCGCGACGGACTGATCCGACTCAAGACCTGCCTGGGGGTGAGCTGA
- a CDS encoding tRNA (cytidine(34)-2'-O)-methyltransferase gives MFRILFHTPEIPGNTGNAIRLAAITGAELHLVEPLGFDFSDAKLRRAGLDYHDLAVVTVHPSIEAAWAALQPERVFAFTADGEVSYTDIAYRPGDVLMFGPESVGLPEDLKRDPHVTSRVRLPMLPSLRSLNLANAASIAVYEAWRQQGFTGAKL, from the coding sequence GTGTTCCGCATCCTCTTCCACACGCCCGAAATTCCCGGCAATACGGGCAACGCCATCCGTCTCGCCGCCATCACCGGCGCCGAACTCCACCTAGTGGAGCCCCTGGGCTTCGACTTCTCCGATGCCAAGCTCCGCCGTGCTGGCCTGGACTACCACGACCTGGCAGTGGTCACCGTCCACCCCAGCATCGAGGCCGCCTGGGCGGCACTGCAGCCGGAGCGCGTCTTCGCCTTCACCGCCGACGGCGAGGTGTCCTACACGGACATTGCCTACCGGCCCGGTGATGTCCTGATGTTCGGCCCGGAGTCGGTGGGCCTGCCTGAGGACCTCAAGCGCGATCCCCACGTCACCTCCCGGGTCCGCCTGCCCATGCTGCCGTCACTTCGGTCACTGAACCTGGCGAATGCGGCATCCATCGCCGTCTACGAGGCTTGGCGCCAGCAGGGTTTCACCGGCGCCAAGCTCTGA
- a CDS encoding MerR family DNA-binding transcriptional regulator: protein MKQEELRSWSIAEPAKLGRVSSRTLRHYDQVGLLPRGSPPAVGRRGRRGQ, encoded by the coding sequence ATGAAGCAGGAAGAACTCCGGAGCTGGTCCATCGCCGAGCCGGCGAAGCTGGGCAGGGTCTCGTCCAGGACCCTCCGGCACTACGACCAGGTGGGGTTGCTGCCGCGTGGAAGCCCGCCAGCGGTGGGACGACGCGGCCGTCGAGGACAGTAA
- the mnmA gene encoding tRNA 2-thiouridine(34) synthase MnmA, with protein sequence MRVLAAMSGGVDSAVAAARAVEAGHDVVGVHLALSRMPGTLRTGSRGCCTIEDSRDAWRACDVLGIPYYVWDFSERFKEDVVQDFIDEYAAGRTPNPCMRCNERIKFAALLEKAIALGFDAVCTGHYAKVIEDADGNRELHRAADWAKDQSYVLGVLTHEQLKHSMFPLADTPSKAEVRAEAERRGLSVANKPDSHDICFIPDGDTAGWLAEKIDMTTGDIVDETGAKVGEHAGANAFTVGQRRGLKLGRPAADGKPRFVLEIRPKENKVVVGPEALLAIDEIRGIKVSWAGLPISEVGSGADFDCHAQVRAHGDPVPAVARIEWVADDSGIERDSLVVILTDPLRGVSPGQTVVLYQGSRVLGQATIDAARSLQRAQL encoded by the coding sequence ATGCGAGTTCTAGCAGCCATGAGCGGCGGCGTTGACTCCGCCGTTGCAGCCGCCCGCGCCGTCGAGGCGGGGCACGACGTCGTCGGCGTTCACCTCGCGCTGTCGAGGATGCCGGGCACCCTGCGTACCGGCAGCAGGGGCTGCTGCACGATTGAAGATTCACGCGACGCCTGGCGGGCCTGCGACGTCCTGGGGATTCCCTACTACGTGTGGGATTTCTCGGAGCGGTTCAAGGAGGATGTGGTCCAGGACTTCATCGATGAGTACGCCGCCGGGCGTACGCCCAACCCCTGCATGCGCTGCAATGAGCGCATCAAGTTTGCCGCCCTGCTCGAAAAGGCGATCGCCCTCGGGTTCGATGCCGTCTGCACTGGCCATTACGCCAAGGTCATCGAGGACGCCGACGGAAACCGCGAGCTGCACCGCGCCGCCGACTGGGCCAAGGACCAGAGCTACGTCCTGGGTGTGCTTACCCATGAGCAGCTGAAGCACTCCATGTTCCCGCTGGCGGACACCCCCTCGAAGGCGGAGGTGCGTGCGGAGGCCGAACGGCGCGGGCTGTCCGTGGCCAACAAGCCGGACAGCCATGACATCTGCTTCATCCCGGACGGTGACACCGCCGGATGGCTCGCGGAAAAGATCGACATGACCACGGGCGACATTGTGGATGAAACGGGCGCCAAAGTGGGGGAACATGCCGGCGCGAACGCGTTCACGGTTGGTCAGCGGCGGGGCCTGAAGCTCGGCCGGCCGGCGGCCGACGGCAAGCCGCGGTTCGTGCTGGAGATCCGGCCGAAGGAAAACAAGGTGGTGGTAGGGCCCGAAGCCCTGCTGGCCATCGACGAGATCCGCGGCATCAAGGTTTCCTGGGCGGGCCTGCCCATTAGCGAGGTTGGCTCCGGTGCCGACTTTGACTGCCATGCCCAAGTGCGCGCGCACGGGGACCCCGTTCCTGCCGTTGCGCGAATCGAGTGGGTTGCCGACGACTCCGGAATCGAGCGCGACAGCCTTGTGGTGATCCTGACGGATCCCCTGCGCGGTGTCTCGCCGGGCCAGACCGTGGTCCTGTACCAGGGCAGCAGGGTCCTGGGCCAAGCGACCATCGACGCTGCCCGATCCCTGCAGCGGGCGCAACTTTGA
- a CDS encoding electron transfer flavoprotein subunit alpha/FixB family protein produces the protein MANVLVFIDNPGQALKKSSLELLTIARSLGETAVAVNGELSDDAAGTLGAYGAASIFRPAAADLDDYLVAPKAAFLAAVADKSGATTVLLENSPEGKEIAARLGIRLSAGVITDVIAVDADGTAHKSVLAGSYTTTAKATTPVTVLSVKANSVDPEPAAAPVTPETVTVDAPADATAAAARITSREQKVASGRPDLTDARIVVAGGRGLDGDFGPVEELADALGAAVGASRAATDAGWISHDAQVGQTGKTVSPQLYISAGISGAIQQKAGMQTAKVIVAVNKDAESPVFEIADFGIVGDLFQVLPQATEEIKKRKG, from the coding sequence ATGGCAAACGTACTGGTATTCATTGACAACCCCGGGCAGGCTCTCAAGAAGAGCAGCCTGGAACTCCTCACCATCGCCCGCTCCCTCGGGGAGACCGCCGTGGCGGTCAACGGCGAACTGTCCGACGACGCCGCCGGCACCCTGGGTGCCTACGGTGCCGCCAGCATCTTCCGGCCGGCCGCAGCGGACCTCGACGACTACCTCGTCGCCCCCAAGGCCGCCTTCCTGGCTGCCGTGGCGGACAAGTCCGGTGCCACCACGGTCCTGCTGGAGAACTCACCCGAAGGCAAGGAAATCGCTGCCCGGCTCGGCATCCGGCTGAGCGCCGGCGTCATCACCGACGTCATCGCCGTTGACGCCGACGGCACCGCCCACAAGTCGGTGCTGGCCGGTTCCTACACCACGACGGCGAAGGCCACCACCCCGGTCACCGTCCTGTCCGTGAAGGCAAACTCCGTGGACCCCGAACCCGCGGCGGCGCCCGTCACACCCGAAACGGTCACCGTCGACGCCCCTGCTGACGCCACCGCAGCCGCTGCCCGCATCACCTCCCGCGAACAGAAGGTCGCCAGCGGACGCCCGGACCTCACCGATGCGCGCATCGTGGTGGCCGGCGGACGCGGCCTCGACGGCGACTTCGGCCCCGTGGAGGAACTGGCGGATGCACTGGGTGCGGCCGTGGGCGCATCCCGCGCGGCAACGGACGCCGGCTGGATCAGCCACGACGCGCAGGTCGGCCAGACAGGCAAGACCGTCTCGCCCCAGCTGTACATTTCCGCCGGCATCTCCGGCGCCATCCAGCAGAAGGCCGGCATGCAGACCGCCAAGGTGATCGTCGCCGTGAACAAGGACGCCGAATCGCCCGTATTCGAAATCGCCGACTTCGGCATCGTGGGCGATCTCTTCCAGGTGCTGCCGCAGGCAACCGAAGAGATCAAGAAGCGCAAGGGCTGA
- a CDS encoding cysteine desulfurase family protein has translation MPVYLDHAATTPIAAEALAALTRELSRTGNPSSLHGSGRRARRSVEDARETLAAAAGAHPSEVIFTSGGTEADNLAVKGLYWSRQAEDPRRRRILCSAVEHHAVMDTVEWLERHEGAEVAWLPVHHDGVLDLEALQTELQREPESIALVTVMWANNEVGSIQPVRRVVELAHDAGVPVHSDAVQAFGSLPVDFRDSGLDAMSISGHKIGGPVGVGALILGRSVKLTPVQHGGGQERDVRSGTLDTASIAAFAAAADTAAKNLDAEAARISRLRDRLIAGVRNTVPAAVLRGPEGDGRLPGNAHFTFPGCEGDSLLFLLDLAGVESSTGSACTAGVPRPSHVLLAMGLDEETARGAQRFTLGHPSTEADVDALLAALPGAYARARQAGMAGHESSIQTAATVARQGSGIS, from the coding sequence GTGCCTGTTTACCTGGACCATGCCGCCACCACACCCATTGCCGCCGAAGCGCTGGCTGCCCTGACGCGCGAGCTGTCCCGGACCGGGAACCCCTCGTCCCTGCACGGCTCCGGCCGCCGGGCGAGGCGTTCCGTGGAGGATGCGCGGGAAACCCTTGCCGCTGCGGCAGGCGCCCATCCCTCGGAGGTCATCTTCACCTCGGGCGGCACAGAAGCGGACAACCTGGCCGTCAAGGGCCTGTATTGGTCCCGGCAGGCTGAAGACCCGCGCCGGCGCCGGATCCTGTGCTCCGCCGTCGAGCACCACGCCGTCATGGACACCGTTGAGTGGCTGGAACGCCACGAAGGGGCGGAGGTTGCGTGGCTGCCCGTCCACCATGACGGCGTGCTGGACCTGGAAGCGCTGCAGACGGAACTGCAGCGTGAGCCCGAATCCATTGCCCTGGTGACGGTCATGTGGGCCAACAACGAGGTGGGGAGCATCCAGCCCGTCCGCCGCGTCGTGGAGCTGGCGCACGACGCCGGGGTCCCGGTGCATTCGGACGCGGTGCAGGCATTCGGTTCCCTCCCCGTGGATTTCCGCGACTCCGGGCTGGACGCCATGTCCATCTCAGGCCACAAGATCGGCGGTCCGGTGGGCGTCGGGGCGCTCATTCTGGGGAGGTCGGTGAAGCTCACGCCGGTACAGCACGGTGGCGGCCAGGAGCGTGACGTCCGCTCGGGAACGCTCGACACCGCATCCATCGCGGCCTTTGCCGCCGCAGCTGACACCGCGGCAAAGAACCTCGACGCCGAAGCTGCGCGGATTTCCCGGCTGCGCGACCGGCTGATCGCGGGGGTCCGCAATACGGTTCCGGCGGCGGTGCTGCGCGGTCCGGAGGGGGACGGGCGCCTGCCCGGAAATGCCCACTTCACGTTCCCCGGCTGCGAAGGCGACTCCCTGCTGTTCCTCCTGGACCTCGCCGGCGTCGAATCATCGACCGGCTCGGCGTGTACGGCAGGCGTTCCGCGTCCGTCACACGTCCTCCTGGCCATGGGCCTGGACGAGGAGACGGCACGCGGGGCACAGCGCTTCACCCTGGGGCATCCTTCGACCGAAGCGGACGTGGACGCCCTCCTTGCCGCCCTGCCCGGCGCTTATGCCCGGGCGCGGCAGGCCGGAATGGCCGGACACGAATCCTCCATTCAGACGGCTGCCACCGTTGCCCGTCAGGGTTCGGGCATCAGCTGA
- a CDS encoding FAD-dependent oxidoreductase, whose protein sequence is MTPESIVIAGAGLAGATAARTLRAEGYAGNITIAGTEPHPPYLRPPLSKEYLLGKAAEDAVEVVPESWYADNNVSLRLGSPVASVDPAAHTVRFADGTVQGYGALLLAPGATPRTLPLTGAELDGVTTFRTIDDSRRLREQLASGGRNVVLIGSGWIGMELAAAASTYGNQVTLLGLEDIPLAAAIGPELGSFFRTLHEENGVHFRLPASAKEITGHNGKVTGVVTDAGELLPADIVVIAVGVVPETSLASAAGLEIRNGILTDASLRTSAPDIFAAGDAANAMHPFTGEHHRSEHWSNALNGGKVAAKAMLGQDVALDMVPYFYTDQFDVSMEYSGFPSLAAKAAPVIRGSLERKEFVAFWQQDGRVVAGMNVNWPRSVKPSAQKTIKALITARVEVPAERLADGNVTFDQLMPEP, encoded by the coding sequence ATGACCCCTGAAAGCATTGTCATCGCCGGCGCCGGGCTGGCCGGAGCGACGGCGGCCCGCACCCTGCGCGCCGAAGGGTATGCCGGGAACATCACCATCGCGGGGACCGAACCGCACCCTCCCTATCTCCGGCCGCCGCTGTCCAAGGAGTACCTGCTCGGCAAGGCCGCGGAGGACGCCGTCGAGGTTGTGCCGGAGAGCTGGTACGCCGACAACAATGTCAGCCTCCGGCTGGGCAGCCCGGTGGCGTCAGTCGATCCGGCGGCACATACCGTCCGCTTCGCGGACGGGACGGTCCAGGGGTACGGGGCACTCCTGCTGGCGCCCGGCGCCACGCCCCGGACGCTGCCGCTGACCGGCGCCGAACTGGACGGCGTCACCACGTTCCGCACGATCGATGACAGCCGGCGCCTGCGGGAGCAGCTCGCATCCGGCGGCCGGAACGTCGTGCTCATCGGCTCCGGCTGGATCGGGATGGAACTGGCTGCAGCGGCAAGCACTTACGGCAACCAGGTCACGCTGCTCGGGCTTGAGGATATCCCGCTCGCTGCGGCGATCGGGCCGGAACTCGGCAGCTTCTTCCGCACCCTCCACGAGGAGAACGGAGTCCATTTCCGGCTTCCCGCCTCAGCCAAGGAGATCACCGGACACAACGGGAAGGTGACCGGTGTGGTGACCGACGCCGGTGAGCTCCTGCCGGCGGACATCGTGGTCATCGCTGTGGGGGTGGTTCCGGAAACTTCACTTGCCTCCGCGGCCGGGCTGGAGATCCGCAACGGGATCCTCACCGACGCTTCGCTGCGCACCAGCGCGCCGGATATCTTTGCGGCCGGCGACGCCGCCAATGCGATGCATCCGTTCACGGGCGAGCACCACCGCAGCGAACACTGGTCCAACGCACTCAACGGCGGCAAGGTGGCGGCCAAGGCCATGCTTGGCCAGGACGTTGCCCTGGACATGGTTCCCTACTTCTACACCGACCAGTTCGACGTCAGCATGGAGTACTCGGGCTTCCCGTCCCTGGCGGCAAAAGCGGCCCCGGTCATCCGCGGTTCACTGGAACGCAAGGAGTTCGTGGCGTTCTGGCAGCAGGACGGCCGGGTGGTGGCCGGCATGAACGTCAACTGGCCGAGGTCCGTCAAGCCGAGTGCCCAAAAGACCATCAAGGCGCTCATCACCGCCCGCGTCGAGGTCCCTGCCGAGCGGCTGGCTGACGGGAACGTGACGTTCGATCAGCTGATGCCCGAACCCTGA
- a CDS encoding DoxX family membrane protein: MKTTTLRESANPNTLAADPARQAFLLLRTVFTVAPILFGLDKFTNLLTDWTGYLAPIVPDTLHLPAQTVMYVVGVVEIIAGILVALRPRIGSLVVAAWLLGIILNLVILGAFFDVALRDFGLFVGALALNRLATAAAARQSGGTTVSH, encoded by the coding sequence ATGAAAACCACAACACTCAGGGAGTCGGCAAACCCGAACACGCTCGCCGCGGATCCGGCCCGCCAGGCGTTCCTGCTCCTGCGCACCGTCTTCACTGTGGCGCCCATCCTGTTCGGCCTGGACAAGTTCACCAACCTCCTGACCGACTGGACCGGCTATCTGGCACCGATCGTTCCGGATACCCTGCATTTGCCGGCCCAGACGGTGATGTACGTCGTCGGCGTCGTCGAGATCATCGCCGGGATACTGGTAGCCCTGCGGCCGCGTATCGGCTCGCTCGTGGTGGCTGCCTGGCTGTTGGGGATCATCCTGAACCTGGTCATCCTCGGCGCCTTCTTCGACGTCGCCCTGCGCGACTTCGGCCTGTTTGTGGGCGCGCTGGCTCTCAACCGGCTGGCCACGGCCGCCGCGGCCCGTCAGTCCGGCGGAACCACCGTCAGCCATTGA
- a CDS encoding anti-sigma factor, with translation MTDTNDSRGRQLPRAFAADIPTDLAAGRAVELAEIYALDAITDAEREAIDAYISGAPEAERASFNERVRQARETLAMSFTAEEEPPADLFARIFAQLPAAAPAAEAAKPHADADALAEPTADELAAARQRREARRGPAGLRNWLIGVAAAAVIALGGVGIGAYVANQNDPFRQVIEAQDARQATVDVSGGGTATVSISPSHDALVVRMKDVPPPPAGKVYQMWLIPKDGSTPVSEGLMDAEALSKPALVKGIGSAASLGITVEPVGGSATPTLPTVAAAPLNT, from the coding sequence ATGACCGATACGAATGATTCCCGCGGCCGCCAGTTGCCCCGGGCATTTGCCGCAGACATTCCCACCGACCTCGCGGCCGGCCGGGCAGTCGAGCTCGCCGAGATCTACGCCCTCGACGCCATCACCGACGCGGAGCGGGAAGCCATCGACGCCTACATCAGCGGCGCTCCCGAGGCGGAACGCGCATCCTTCAACGAACGCGTCCGCCAGGCCAGGGAGACCCTGGCCATGTCCTTTACCGCCGAGGAGGAGCCGCCCGCGGACCTGTTCGCCCGGATCTTCGCGCAGCTTCCCGCTGCAGCACCGGCCGCGGAGGCGGCCAAACCCCATGCGGACGCAGATGCGCTGGCTGAACCGACGGCCGACGAGCTTGCCGCTGCCCGCCAGCGCCGTGAAGCACGACGCGGGCCGGCCGGCCTCCGCAACTGGCTGATCGGCGTTGCGGCTGCTGCCGTGATCGCGCTCGGCGGCGTGGGGATCGGCGCCTACGTCGCCAACCAAAACGATCCCTTCAGGCAGGTCATCGAGGCGCAGGACGCGAGGCAGGCGACCGTCGACGTCAGCGGCGGAGGCACGGCCACGGTTTCGATTTCGCCGTCCCATGATGCCCTGGTGGTGCGGATGAAGGATGTGCCACCGCCGCCCGCGGGCAAGGTGTACCAGATGTGGCTGATTCCGAAGGATGGGTCCACCCCCGTCTCCGAGGGGCTGATGGATGCAGAGGCATTGTCGAAGCCGGCCCTGGTCAAGGGCATCGGCTCCGCTGCCTCGCTCGGCATCACTGTCGAGCCCGTCGGCGGATCGGCGACCCCGACGCTCCCCACCGTGGCTGCCGCCCCGCTCAACACCTGA
- a CDS encoding electron transfer flavoprotein subunit beta/FixA family protein, protein MKIVVLVKHVPDAQFDRHLSGEGHTTDRDESILSELDEYALEAALQLAEARGGAKAGNKVIALSMGPAGAVNAIKKSLQIGATEGVHLTDGALAGSDAAATSLALAAAVRHLGADAPVDLVLTGMASTDGETSLVPAQLAERLGLPQVTFASSLDVDGGRVTARRDADTHSETVEASLPAVVSVTDQINEPRYPNFKGIIAAKRKSITTLSLADIGVDSSQVGHAGSWTRVTAAEERPPRTAGTIITDEGDAGIKLVDFLAAQKLL, encoded by the coding sequence TTGAAGATCGTCGTCCTGGTCAAGCATGTGCCGGACGCCCAGTTCGACCGGCACCTCAGCGGCGAGGGCCACACCACGGACCGCGACGAGAGCATCCTGTCCGAACTGGATGAGTACGCCCTGGAAGCCGCGCTGCAGCTTGCCGAAGCCCGCGGCGGTGCCAAGGCCGGCAACAAGGTAATCGCTTTGAGCATGGGACCGGCCGGCGCCGTGAACGCCATCAAGAAGTCCCTGCAGATCGGCGCCACCGAGGGTGTGCACCTCACCGATGGTGCGCTCGCCGGCTCGGACGCGGCCGCTACCTCGCTGGCGCTCGCCGCTGCCGTCCGCCACCTCGGCGCGGACGCCCCGGTGGACCTGGTGCTGACAGGCATGGCCTCCACCGACGGCGAGACCTCCCTGGTGCCCGCACAGCTCGCCGAGCGCCTGGGGCTTCCGCAGGTCACCTTTGCCTCCTCCCTCGACGTCGACGGCGGACGGGTCACGGCGCGCCGCGATGCGGACACCCACTCGGAGACGGTTGAGGCGTCGCTGCCCGCAGTGGTCTCCGTGACCGACCAGATCAACGAACCGCGCTACCCCAACTTCAAGGGCATCATCGCGGCCAAGCGCAAGAGCATCACCACGCTTTCCCTGGCTGACATCGGAGTCGATTCCTCCCAGGTGGGCCACGCCGGATCCTGGACCCGCGTGACGGCGGCCGAGGAACGCCCGCCGCGCACCGCCGGCACCATCATCACGGACGAAGGCGACGCCGGCATCAAGCTGGTTGACTTCCTGGCCGCCCAGAAGCTGCTCTAA
- a CDS encoding J domain-containing protein — translation MTKGSSSHYEVLRVAVTATEREIKVAYRKAARASHPDHGGDAARFRQVTLAYETLIDPQRRAAYDRSYAAGPRRSRAESDEAHFDAPAAGSHASATIHKPGTPRNTSGDAPVYVPPFDTPGAVPLLPPEIAGQQVHGMPRKRGIFGAEARIQRELRTVQLISRQVLPAIPAARLINGLQSPADNSHIDHALLSGYRLALIGSMLLPKGAYAWDGNTLNHGGRSIAPPQLAQVVRRMQDIFPELNVTGWTVVHSPDGNLHEPVIDRHRRSRGGSDIVQVVNAAGLARGLKDFLSSGPAPNTVNVPVLARLLRGMH, via the coding sequence TTGACCAAGGGCAGCAGTTCCCACTACGAAGTGCTCCGCGTGGCGGTGACCGCGACGGAGAGGGAGATCAAGGTGGCCTACCGCAAGGCTGCCCGTGCTTCGCATCCCGACCACGGAGGCGACGCCGCCAGGTTCCGCCAGGTGACCCTTGCCTACGAAACCCTTATCGACCCCCAGCGGCGGGCCGCCTATGACCGTTCCTACGCCGCCGGCCCGCGCAGGAGCCGCGCAGAGAGCGACGAGGCCCACTTTGACGCCCCCGCTGCCGGCAGCCACGCCTCCGCGACGATCCACAAGCCGGGAACGCCCCGGAACACGTCCGGCGATGCCCCCGTCTACGTGCCGCCCTTCGACACGCCCGGAGCCGTCCCCCTGCTGCCGCCGGAAATCGCCGGCCAGCAGGTCCACGGAATGCCCAGGAAGCGGGGCATCTTTGGCGCTGAGGCCCGGATCCAGCGGGAGCTGCGCACGGTCCAGCTGATCAGCAGGCAGGTCCTGCCGGCGATCCCTGCGGCGCGCCTGATCAACGGGCTGCAGTCCCCGGCGGACAACAGCCATATTGACCACGCCCTGCTCTCGGGCTACCGGCTGGCGCTGATCGGCTCCATGCTGCTGCCCAAGGGCGCCTACGCGTGGGACGGAAACACGCTGAACCACGGCGGCAGGTCGATCGCCCCGCCGCAGCTGGCCCAGGTGGTCCGGCGGATGCAGGACATCTTTCCGGAGCTCAACGTGACCGGCTGGACAGTGGTCCACAGCCCGGACGGCAACCTCCACGAACCCGTCATCGACCGCCACCGCCGGTCCCGCGGCGGCTCCGACATTGTCCAGGTGGTCAATGCCGCGGGCCTGGCCCGCGGGCTGAAGGATTTCCTGTCCTCCGGCCCGGCGCCGAACACCGTCAACGTCCCCGTGCTCGCGCGGCTGCTGAGGGGCATGCACTGA